The genomic segment GTACGCCCCGGCTTCCATCGGAATGCGCCCACCGTTCACCACCGTCGGAACGGCCGGTCGCGGCGGGTCCGGGGCTTGGAATGCGGGCGTGAGCGATCGGACGGGTGAGATGCGCCACGCGCTCGTACGCGCCGCTGGGTCGTGCGGGTCGTGCGGGGCGGCTTGAAATCGCCCCTTGCTGGGTCCCTGCCCATACGAAAACATGCGCATGTCAAAAACCGGAGGAACTCCGGTCACGACATCACTGGAGGGGACCCCCCATGAAGAAGCCTCTCGTCGGCGCGCTCTTCGCCGTCCTGCTCATCGGAGGAGGCGCGGCTCCCGCGACCGCGGCCACAAGCCACGACGCGACAGCGCCCGCATCCGCCACCACGACCGCCCAGCGGTCCACGGGCGTGGCCCAGGCCCCGGTCACGGCCCCCGTCAAGGCGAAGGCGGTGAACTTCGCCGGGACCGTCGCGCTCAGCAACTGTTCCGGCTCCGTCGTCCGCACCCCCAGCTCACAGCCGGGCGACCCCGCCCTCGTGCTGTCCAACGGGCACTGTCTGGAGGCCGGGTTCCCCGGGCCCGGCGAAGTGGTCCTCAACCAGCCGTCCAGCCGCAGCTTCACCCTGCTGAACTCGGCGGGCAGCGGCGTCGGCACCCTGCGCGCGAACCGGATCGCGTACGGGACGATGACCGACACCGACATATCCCTCTACCAGCTCACCAGCACCTACAGCCAGATCGAGAGCCGCTACGGCATCAAGGCGCTGGAGCTGAACACCGCGCACCCCGTGCGGGGCACCGCGATCACCGTCGTGTCCGGCTACTGGAAGCGCACGTACGGCTGCAACGTCGACGGGTTCGTCCACCTGCTCAAGGAGGGCGCCTGGACCTGGAAGGACTCGGTCCGCTACACCGCCGCCTGCCAGACCATCGGCGGCACGTCGGGCTCCCCGGTGATCGACAACGCGACCGGAAAGGTGGTCGCCGTCAACAACACCGGTAACGAGGACGGTCAGCGGTGCACCGAGAACAACCCGTGCGAGGTGGACGAGGCCGGTCAGGTGACGGTGCGCAAGGGCATCAACTACGCCCAGGAGACGTACGGCATCGTCCCGTGCGTCGGGCCCGGCAACCGGATCGACCTGAACCGGAGCGGATGCGCCCTGCCCAAGCCGTAGTAGGTGGGCAGGCGACCCGGGCGTGTGGGTGTCGAGCGCACCGCCGCGCCGAGCGCATGATCCACGGGGACGCTGCCGCGTCCCGAGCGCACGGCCATGAGGACGCTGCCGCGTCCTGAGCCCATGATCCATGAGGACGCTGCCGCGTCCTGAGCCCATGATCCATGAGGACGCTGCCGCGTCCTGAGCGCATGATCCATGAGGATGCTGCCGCGTCCTGAGCGCACGACCGCCGCCGATGGCACCGGGCCATCGGCGGCGGTCGTGCGTCCGGGCGGCGCGAACCGCCGGGTGGGTCAGGTACGGCGCCAGCGGGCGTTGGCGAAGGAGAAGAGACCGAACGCGCTCAGCCCGATGGCGATCACGACCAGCAGCCACGGCCCGGCGGGTGTCTCGGTGAAGGAGCGCAGGGTGTCGTCCATGCCCTTGGCCTGACCCGACTTGTACTTCGCGGCCGCGGCTATCGCGAAGCCGCCCGCCGCCGCGAAGACGATTCCGCGCGAGGCGCCGCCGAAGATGCCGACGACGTCGACCGCCTGCCGCATCCGGTGCGACATCTCGCCCATCCGGAGCTTCTTGTGGAAGGTGCGCATGATCGCCCGCCCGGCGATCCACAGACCCGCTCCGACGACGAACGCGCCCGCCACGCCCACGATCCACTTTCCGCCGGTCAGATCGAGGACCCGCGCGGTGACGTCCTGCGACCGCTTGTCGCTCGAACCGCTGCCGCTGTCCTTGTCGCCGGCCGCGAAGGACAGGACGGAGTACGAGACGAAACCGTAGAAGACGGCGCGTCCGGCCGAAGCCAGTCGCTTGGTCGCCTTCTTCCCGTCGGGACCGGTCACTCCGAACGCGGCCTCGGAAAGACGCCACAGGGCCATGCCCACCAGCGCGACACCGAGGGCCCACAGCACCGCCCCGCCGAAGGGCTTCTGCGAGATCTCCGACAACGCGCCGCCGCGGTCGGCCTGTTGGCCCCCTCCACCCCCGCCGCCGTCCTGGAAGGCGATGCGCAGGGCGAGCAGCCCGACCAGTACATAGATGATTCCACGAGCCACGAAGCCCGCCCGCGCACCGGCTTCGACCACGGAGCTGTTGGCTGCCCGACGGGCCTGCCCCTGGCCCCTCTGCGCCATCGAAGATGTATTCATTGCTGCCGGTTGCCCCGCGACCGCGTGCGGAAACGGAAAAGGAACCGGGGACCGGAAACCGGCGTGTTCTGTCCGATATTCCGTGTGCGCGCGTTTTCATGTACGTCTTTCCGCGCGTCCGATTCCGTACACCCGATTCCAGGCGTACGCGGATCATCGT from the Streptomyces sp. AM 4-1-1 genome contains:
- a CDS encoding serine protease, with protein sequence MKKPLVGALFAVLLIGGGAAPATAATSHDATAPASATTTAQRSTGVAQAPVTAPVKAKAVNFAGTVALSNCSGSVVRTPSSQPGDPALVLSNGHCLEAGFPGPGEVVLNQPSSRSFTLLNSAGSGVGTLRANRIAYGTMTDTDISLYQLTSTYSQIESRYGIKALELNTAHPVRGTAITVVSGYWKRTYGCNVDGFVHLLKEGAWTWKDSVRYTAACQTIGGTSGSPVIDNATGKVVAVNNTGNEDGQRCTENNPCEVDEAGQVTVRKGINYAQETYGIVPCVGPGNRIDLNRSGCALPKP
- a CDS encoding DUF1206 domain-containing protein, which gives rise to MAQRGQGQARRAANSSVVEAGARAGFVARGIIYVLVGLLALRIAFQDGGGGGGGQQADRGGALSEISQKPFGGAVLWALGVALVGMALWRLSEAAFGVTGPDGKKATKRLASAGRAVFYGFVSYSVLSFAAGDKDSGSGSSDKRSQDVTARVLDLTGGKWIVGVAGAFVVGAGLWIAGRAIMRTFHKKLRMGEMSHRMRQAVDVVGIFGGASRGIVFAAAGGFAIAAAAKYKSGQAKGMDDTLRSFTETPAGPWLLVVIAIGLSAFGLFSFANARWRRT